Below is a window of Perca flavescens isolate YP-PL-M2 chromosome 12, PFLA_1.0, whole genome shotgun sequence DNA.
ATTGAAGACTGCCTGGCTACTGGTCAATTTGAAATGATCCGTTATaatttgtgcgtgcgtgcgtacgtgcatgcgtgcgtgcatgcatgtgtgtttttgttggtgCCGACAGAAATGCGTATCCCATTCCATACTTTTCCCCCAGATCACTTTATCTCTCACATACGTCTGAATAATTCAGAAGGATTGATATCATTTCATACTCACTACTGCATCAGATAGAAATGTGAATTATTCTGAGAATGCATGTAAATGCATGTAGTTTGTCTATGTATTTGCTTTTGcgtacacatacatatacatatacatgtccATGGTGTGTTCATACTGTGTGGGGAACTGGCAGCTTATTAGCACTCCATTCTTACAGCCTATTTCCTCCTTGCTGTGGTGGATTCCCTCGAGCGTTCAAGGCGTGATCATCACCCCTCTGCCTTTCATCCACATAACCAGGGGAACTCACCCATGGATAGATGAGAAGTCAGACTTGGGCATGGAAAGACCCATTCGTACATTTACGGATGACTGTGCTCACCCTTCCACCTTAACAGCCTTTGTTGGCATTACTAGCAGTTACCAGGGGAAATCGTTGCAGCCACATTACAGCCACTCCGACAGTCTGAACGCCTCACTGCTGTTATTTATGACCTCGTTGTGCTTTACTGCccagttttttttcttggtgCAACACTTTAAACGTCAGCACAGCCGCATGTAGCTCAGGCACTGCTCATTATTTCTAGTGTGTCTAGCAATTTAAGTGATTTTCATTCTGATTACTGTCCATAACACAAGTCTAGACTCTAAAACATGCATAatagactgacagacacacaaacagggcTGGTGAGTacttatatatatgtatatacttaTATTTGATCTCAAGCACAGTGGTGggttcaccttttttttttttttttttttttttttttttcaaacttttgactaCAAAGTGGAACAAAAGGAAGTTATTTCTTCCTCTTCGTGGTTTAaagccctaaccctaacactaCATTACTTCATTAGGACAATGACAATTTGTAGTATATCTTTAACAATATAAACGTTTGGTGTTGTTAAATCGTCAGAAGAAAATGTAACattctaaaataataaaaaattgctGTAATtaatacacccacacacacaaacacacaaacacacaaacacacaaacacacaaacacacacacacacacacacacacacacacacacacacacacacacacacacacagaaagcccCTCATTGTTTCCAGTATTCCAACCACTTGAGTCTGGTTGCGGTAAAGAGCAACATGGGGATCTTTGActcatacttttttttacaccaTTATATTAGTTACCTAGATGTTCTACTTCTTTTCTCTGCTTCCTTACTTTGTTCTTCATAATGCTCTTTCAacttaatatactgtacataaaaatgtaataatgaaGAATAGATGGGGTTCATGCATACTGCTTAAAATTCACACTTGCTTTCACTAAACTCACTTTTTTAAACCATTAACCAACGTGCATATCTTGTTTTCTGTCTTCCCCTTTTGCCTGCTTGCAATCAGTGGCTTAAGGCCAAGGTAAGAGATGATTgtcttttttaatatttttgtcaTGATAAAACTCCAACCAGTCGAGGTATCCATGcacccattaaaatatatagcaatttaacattttgGTGACATGGAATTAAGTTTTCATGGAACAAATATGATTGCATGAAGAAGCTGATTTATCAGTATTACCATGCAACATAGCACTATCCTCACACATAATGTATGCATATCTATTGTTTCCTGTTTAATATTCACCAGCTGTCATTAATCCAACTTGTTCAATTAAAATATTGCAAGTAATAAACCTGGTGTAAAATTCTACTATGAATATATTATAGGTTCAACTCTATATGtatgttatttatatatatatatatatatatatatatatatatatatatatatatatatatatatatatatatatatatatatatatatatatatatatatatatatatatatatatatatatatatatatatatatatatatatatatatatatatatatatatatatatatatatacatatacatatatatatatacatatacacatatatatatacatatacatatacatatatacatacatacatacatacatacatacatacatacagtgaggaaaataagtatttgaacaccctgatattttgcaagttctcccacttagaaatcatggaggggtcagaaattgtcatcgtaggtgcatgtccactgtgagagacataatctaaaaaaaagaaatccagaaatcacaatgtataatttttttaactatttatttgtatgatacagctgcaaataagtatttgaacacctgagaaaatcaatgttaatatttggtacagtagcctttgtttgcaagtacagaggtcaaacgtttcctgtagtttttcaccaggtttgcacacgctgcaggagggattttggcccactcctccacacagatcttctctagatcagtcaagtttctgggctgtcgctgagaaacagagtttgagctccctccaaagattctctattgggtttaggtctggggactggctaggccacgccagaaccttgatatgcttcttacagagccactccttggttatcctggctgtgtgcttcgggtcattgtcacaTTGGAAGACCCAGCCAATGCTCTAacggagggaaggaggttgttccccaaaatctcacaatacatggccccggtcatcctctccttaatacagtgcagtcgccctgtcccatgtgcagaaaaacacccccaaagcatgatgctaccacccccatgcttcacagtagggatggtgttcttgggatggtactcatcattcttcttcctccaaacacggttagtggaattatgaccaaaaagttctattttggtctcatctgaccacatgactttctcccatgactcctctggatcatccaaatggtcattggcaaacttaagacgggccttgacatgtgcaaGGGAACCTtctgtgccatgcatgatttcaaaccatgacgtcttagtgtataaccaacagtaaccttggaaacggtggtcccagctcttttcaggtcattgaccagctcatcccgtgtagttctgggctgatttttcacctttcttaggatcattgagaccccacgaggtgagatcttgcatggagccccagtccgagggagattgacagtcatgtttagcttcttccattttctaatgattgctccaacagtggaccttttttcaacaAGCTGCTtcgcaatttccccgtagccctttccagccttgtggaggtgtacaattttgtctctagtgtctttggacagctctttggtcttggccatgttagtagttggattcttattgattgtatggggtggacaggtgtcttaatgcagctaacgacctcaaacaggtgcatctaatttaggataataaatggagtggaggtggacattttaaaaggcagactaacaggtctttgagggtcagaattctagctgatagacaggtgttcaaatacttatttgcagctgtatcatacaaataaatagttacaaaatcttatattgtgatttctggattttttttttttagattatgtctctcacagtggacatgcacctacgatgacaatttcagacccctccatgatttccaagtgggagaactttcaaaatagcagggtgttcaaatacttattttcctcactgtatatatatatatatatatatatatatatatatatatatatatatatatatatatatatatatatatatatatatatatatatatatatatatatatatatatatatatatatatatatatatatatatatatatatatgtatatgtatatatatatatgtatatgtatatgtatatatgtatgtatgtatatatacatacatacatacatacatacatattattcctctgtccttttttatatctttatccATATACCGAGTGACATCCCATCTTACATGCACAATTTGTCACAACAAAGGCAGCCTGCttagtgctgccttttttctctctttgtctcctttTCTATGTCTATAATTTGTCTGTGGACAGAAAAGCCTTTGTGACAGTgtgcccccaaaaaattatgCTCGGTTGAAATTTAAGATGAGATGCTCATTTGAAACTAATTCAATTTTGGTTTTGTAAATATAGGGTTTAAGTGACTCCTCAGCCTTAATAATCATTAGCAATCATTAGGACACTGGTGTCAGCTCTTCAGATTTATGCAAAAGCAATATTTTAACTTCTCTTTGCTTCTCTAGCAACATGGGAACAATGCGGCAGGGCGAGGAGGGACACTTTCCAGGACCACCCCACCTACACAGAAACCCCCGAGCCCCCCCATGGCTGGTCGTGGTACCCTGGGGTAGGAAGTAGtggttttcaaaatacatttgattCTACTTATTCTCTGTACCATTATACTGTTGTATGTGTTAATACTGTTCGACAATTCTTACATTTCACAATGGTTGTTTATAACTCCAGCACCACCTGGCCATGGTTCCGTAAACACTGTCTTAAAGCACTTCATCTGACTTCATGAAAACATTGAGAATGAACTCTGGTTATGTCTATATGTATCCAGGCGTAACACTCCCTACAAGACCCTGGAGCCAGTGAAGCCTCCGGTGGTGCCCAATGACTACATGACGAGCCCGGCCCGACTGGGCAGCCAGCAAAGCCCTGCACGCACAGCCTCTCTCAACCAGAGGCCCAGGACACACAGGTAGCTTAGACCCTCTGTTCTTGTACCATGGAATTGACCTATCATATGTGTTTGGGCACCTTTTATACTTTTATAGAGCTCAACTGCAGACAAGCCCAGGTGTGAATGCATTGCTGAAAAACGGATCACTTAAACCACATCAGAGTGAGACCAATCTGGTTACATGCTACAATTCCAGTAAACTAGTACTGTGAAGATCAAACCAGAATCATGCAATGTAAAATACACACGTAGCCACTCTATAATTAGtgttaaatatgaaataatgggTAATAAATGAAACTAAAGAATGTGTAGCTTCTATAAGCCTTTTCATGCAGACATTTTGACCCGTCACAGTAGTAGAATCACATGTGTTACTTTAATAATTAGCAATAGCTCTGTTCTGTTCAAGTATCTCAGTAAGCCATGATATTACTTGGACCtgtgaacatgtttttttttatgcattccAAACAAGCCTGGGCTctcatgttgtttttgttacacTGTATAACTGCAGATGTGACCGTGTGCTGAAAGATTTACTGTATGTCCAGTATTCatgtgtaaatgtgccagagggGTGTATACAGCATATTCACACAACTGTGAATCTGTTGCCACAATGACAAGAATATTGGTATGACAGAATGACATATGAGAGAGTAATGGTAGGATGTCAATCACTGTCATGTTATTAGGTTTTTCTCACACATCCTCTAATGGTCACCACAAAGACTCTGTctaactctgtctctctctctgcagtggcAGCAGTGGGGGTAGTGGCGGCAGGGAGAACAGTGGAGGCAGCGGAGTTGGTATGCCTCTAGCAGTtcccaccccctcccctcccagTATGGGACAAGGTGGGTCCGAGCCGCTGGAACCTCACTGCTAATCACAGTGGAGACTCACTGCTGTTTACAACAACGGATAGTTGCAGGCTCTGTATGCCACTTGTCCTCCCTGGCTCTCATTTCATTTCTATCACTCAAACATTATTTAATTTGCTCAGATTGAGACATTTATTAGGTCAAACAGATGGGATTCAAATGCAGACAGACAATACTGggaataataaaacatttcttCCAAAAAGAAAGTTGCATTTATAAAATTTCCCTTAATATTGAAGATATTATGTAAATctcaggggggtgggggggatcaAGGTTTTGCTTTATTTAAGACTTAATTTTCTCAGTCTCAGCTTGTATTTAACTTTTGAAAAACCATTTCAAGTGCACACTAATTATACTAAAGGTATATTCCATAATCAGGTTTTATAGTTGTTGCTCAAACATACATTGAAGTAACTATTGTGCAGGTAAATGTGTTCTTACTCTAAGCAAAGGAAGAAAATTAGAGCAGCGGGCCCTGAGGAGAAATAGATATTAAAGTGGTTAAGAATGATGAGCATAAAAGGTTTTTCATTGTACtgttttttatgttaatttttttaagtaaagtaatTTAAATGCTCTCGTCATACCAGCAGAAcctaattttaatattttttactcCCATTCTACATGGAAATATACTGAAAATGAATGCATGCTGTTAGAAAACTACTGATAATGTTTTTAGTAAGTCAGCACTAGTGTTGTAACTAGACTTATCAGGCTGAGGTTTTTAACGCTGTGTACCcatgtctctcctctcctgcagTGGCGACATCCTCTGCCTCAGTGCCCCAGGGCCCCGGCTTGGGTCCCATACCCATGTCCCAGTTTGGCACCATCTCCCGCCAGATCTCCCGTCACAactcctccaccacctcctcGGCCTCCATGGTGTCGGCCACCGGCACCTACCGCCGCGCACCCTCAGTCTCCTCCCAGCAGCCACACATCAACGGGGGCCCCGCCTACCCACAGAACTCAGGTAACTCAGCTTTAATATACGTTTTtcatctatgtatgtatgtatgtatgttataaATGGTCTGCTTTACTATATGGTTGGTGTGTAGGAATAGTCGTATTTAATATAATGAAACATGCATATACGGTACATTTTGGCCACTCCTTCAGTAATATGAATAAAGCAGAGAGGAAGCTTGTATTATTGTACCATCTATTCTTGGcagttttcagtgttttcactCCACAGTCTTTTGTATAATTATGTGAAACTGCTAAAGAACGGCCCTCTGGGTCTAAAAGCTATGCACGGGCAAGTCCTTCCAGATgctaatgaaaatgaataatgaACCACAGTTACTGAAGTCAGGGTTGTTGAAACCTTCCCACCTCGGCACTGCCGTGCAGTGTTTTCATTACCATTTGTAATTGAGTTATGACGTTACCACTTTAGTCAGCTGGAGATAGGCTTCTTGTTCAGGAGAGACGAGGCATTTCAGGGCAGAAGACACATAAATAGTTGCTAGACAAGGGGAAACCCAGGACATGTGCATATTTTCTGTCAGAGGAGTAGAATAAATTTTGGC
It encodes the following:
- the LOC114565121 gene encoding abl interactor 1 isoform X4, which gives rise to MERPVRYIRKPIDYTLLDDVGHGVKWLKAKQHGNNAAGRGGTLSRTTPPTQKPPSPPMAGRGTLGRNTPYKTLEPVKPPVVPNDYMTSPARLGSQQSPARTASLNQRPRTHSGSSGGSGGRENSGGSGVGMPLAVPTPSPPSMGQVATSSASVPQGPGLGPIPMSQFGTISRQISRHNSSTTSSASMVSATGTYRRAPSVSSQQPHINGGPAYPQNSVSVAPPPPPPMVQLTPQIPLTGFVARMQESITDSPAPPPPPPPEDMGVFEEPSPPPPPPPVDYEEEEAAVVHYSDPYADGDPHWAPKIYLEKVVAIYDYSKDKEDELSFMEGAIIYIIKKNDDGWFEGVCNGVTGLFPGNYVESIMHYAD